Within Staphylococcus sp. NRL 16/872, the genomic segment AATAATGATTAATACGATACCTGACCAAATACCAATCATTTGGCGTTTATCTTTTTTCTCACCTAAGAGGAAGATACCACCAAGTGTAGAAACAATAACAAGTAATTGTGATAATGAGAAACTTGTAGCTACACCGACTTTAGGTTGAGAATAGAACATAAACAAGTTACCAACTGCCCACACGATACCAGGGATAAGGTTCCAGGCAGTTGATTTGATGTTTGTTTCATGTTTCATTGAAAGGATAAAACCACCAATAGCCATACCAATTGATTGGAAGAATAAAGCGTCCGTACCACTGACACCAAATATATCTCCAATGACAACATAACCTACATAGCCAATAGTAGAGATGATTAAAATCATCATTGCTTTTTTAAATTCAGGATCATCAGATTTTCTTTCATTTTTGGCTTTTAATGAAGTAAGTGCGATACCAGTAACAAGTAACACCATAGCGATAAGTCCCATTGTTACTTGTGTACCTGTACTCCATTCTCCTAAGAAAATGGCACTAAATAATGTTGTACCTACTAATTGCATTCCTGTTGAGATAGGCATCGTTTTAGAAACACCAATAAGTTGAACAGAACGTAATTGGTTACCTTGGCCAAATGCCCAAAGCGCCCCAGATATTAAACCGACAATAATAACGGTTAAGTTATCAAATGCAGCTTTGCCACATAGAAGTAATATAATACCAACGATTAATGTTCCTAGTGTGGTGCCACGAATTTGATTGTATGGACCGCCACCCACAAATACATTGATTAAAACGACGCTCCCCCAGAATAGCGCTGGTAATAATGCGATTAAGAAATCGATAAATTGCATTATTCAACTCTCCTTATATATTTATTACAAGTGTTCCTTACTTATGACACTCGAAATTAGTTTATCTAAAATAATATTATGTGAGAATTGAATTGCTCACGCATAACTAAATTTTTGAAAATAAAAAATGCCTACGATTTCGAATTATTGAAAATCGTAGACATAAGAAATACATATTAATAATTATTTGGAGAGAGGTATTTGTACTTTTTATATTCCGTATCTATTTTAAATCCTAATTCATTGAAACGCTCAACTAATGTCGCATTTTTACTGCGAATTTTAAAATAGACTTTCTCTAATTCATAATGATTAAATGCATAATCAATAGCGAAGGATAATAAATCAACAGCAATACCCATCAACCTGTAATCCGAATGAGAACTAAAATAACGAATTTCAGCAACAGAAGTTTGAGGAGAGACTTGTAAATACAAGTAACCTTTCAATAGTCCTTCACTTACAAATAGGAATAAATGATTATTATCATCAAGGGAATTTATAATTTCTTGCGATGACAGTACGCTATGTTTAAACGTTTGTTGATGTAATTTAGTAAAAGCGCGTTGGAAACCTGGTTGGTATTCAATGATATTTTGAAAGTCTTCAGACTGTTGGATAGGTGATGCTACATTGAGATAATAATCGGTAAAATTATAACTGGCCTCAATATCTTTCATTAAAGGTTTAGACGTTTGAACACATTCATCATAAGAGAAGTTAAACACGGCCTCACTATCTTGAGAATCACGAAGTGCATTAAATAATAAATGATAGTCATTTTTACTAAAAGATACATCGGCATTCACAAATGGACCAACGACTTTAAATTTATTCTTTTCATATTCAATAGCAGTAATTAAGGCACAAATTTCATCATTTTCAATTAATGAAAATATTCCCGGGGATGTAAGAGAATGTTGTAATAAGTTTGTTAGATCATCTTGATTGGTAGGTAACTTATATATATATGAGGCAAATTCGTTTGACGACGTTTCTAAAAAAGACAGAATTTGGTTTAAATCGCTTAATTTTACTATATCCATAGCGTACCTCCATTTCGGCCTAAATTTATATACTAATTATAAATTTATTTACATTTAAATGAAAGTTATGTCTATTGCTATACATGTTACAATTAAAGACATATGAATAAAATTTGTCTATAACTTATCGTTATATTGAAAGGAAAGTTTTATGAAATCACTTATTTTAGCAGAAAAGCCTTCAGTAGCACGTGATATTGCCGAGGCTTTAAATATAAAAGGGAAGCGTAATGGTTTTATTGAAAATGAGCGTTACATTGTAACTTGGGCATTAGGACATCTTGTTACAAATGCGCAACCAGAACATTATGATAAAGCTTTTAAAGAATGGAAACTTGAAGATTTACCTATTATTCCTAAGCACATGCAAACAATCGTTATTGGAAAAACAAGTAAGCAATTTAAAACAGTAAAATCCCTCATCCTAAAAAATGAAGTAAAAGATATCATTATTGCGACAGATGCTGGTCGAGAAGGGGAACTGGTTGCACGTCTTATATTGGACAAAGTTAGAAATAAAAAACCAATTAAACGTCTTTGGATCAGTTCGGTGACTAAAAAGGCGATTCAGCAAGGATTCAAACACCTAAAAGATGGTAGAGCGTATAATGATTTATATCGTGCCGCTTTAGCACGTAGTGAAGCGGATTGGATTGTAGGTATCAATGCGACACGTGCATTAACTACGAAATATGATGCGCAATTATCCCTAGGGAGAGTACAAACGCCAACGATTCAACTTGTGCAATCTCGTCAACAAGACATTAATCATTTCAAACCTCAGAAATACTATACATTGGACGTACAAGTTAACGGTGTTACTTTCCAATTAAAAACAGATAAGCGAATAGTAAATAGAGACGAAATTGAAACGATTGCTGAAAAGATTAAGCATGCGCAAGGGCGTATTGACTATGTAGACTCAAAAGTGAAGAAAAGCTATCCTAGACCACTTTATAATTTGACAGATTTACAACAAGAAGCGTATCAACGATTTAAAATGGGTCCTAAAGAGACGTTAAATACCATTCAAAACTTATACGAACGTCATAAAATATTAACGTATCCACGTACGGATTCTAATTATCTATCAGAAGATATGGTGGATACAATCAAAGAACGACTACAAGCATTGTTAGCTACTGACTATAAAGATAATATTCGTCCATTAATTAACAAATCATATTCATCAAAAATGCGTATCTTTAATAATCAGAAAGTATCGGATCATCATGCGATTATTCCAACAGAAGTACGTCCCGATATGCAAAGTTTGAGTAATAGAGAAGAAAAGATTTACTTGATGGTAGCAGAAAGATTTTTAGAATCGCTGATGATGCCACATGATTACGAAGCGGTGAAAATAACTTTAAATGCGAATAATTATACGTTTGAGTTTAATGACAAAGTGACACGCCAATTAGGATTTAAGGCGCTTAGAAAAGATTCAGAACATCAAGTACAGGAACTTCATTTTCAAAAAGGGGAAACATACAAGATTCAAAACATTAAAGTGAATGAACATGAAACGACACCACCTGAGTACTTTAATGAAGGTACGTTGCTTAAAGCGATGGAGAATCCTCAAAATTATATTCAGTTAAATAATAAAAAACATGCAAATACACTTAAACAAACTGGCGGTATTGGTACAGTTGCGACTAGAGCGGATATTATTGAAAAACTGTTTAATATTAATGCGATTGAATCAAGGGACGGCAAAATCAAAGTCACGTCAAAAGGGAAACAAATATTAGAGTTAGCACCTCAAGAACTTACTTCACCATTATTAACGGCTGAGTGGGAAGAAAAGTTATTGATGATTGAAAAAGGAAAATATAATGCCCGACAATTCATAAGTGAAATGAAAGGTTTTACGAAAGATATCGTCAATAAAATTAAAGATAGTGAACAAAAATATAAACATGATAACTTAACAACGACAGAATGTCCTACATGTGGAAAATTCATGATTAAAGTAAAAACGAAAAATGGCCAGATGCTCGTCTGTCAGGACCCATCATGTAAAACGAAGAAGAATGTACAACGTAAGACGAATGCACGCTGTCCAAACTGTAAAAAGAAAATGACTTTATTCGGTAAGGGTAAAGATGCAGTC encodes:
- a CDS encoding GRP family sugar transporter; this translates as MQFIDFLIALLPALFWGSVVLINVFVGGGPYNQIRGTTLGTLIVGIILLLCGKAAFDNLTVIIVGLISGALWAFGQGNQLRSVQLIGVSKTMPISTGMQLVGTTLFSAIFLGEWSTGTQVTMGLIAMVLLVTGIALTSLKAKNERKSDDPEFKKAMMILIISTIGYVGYVVIGDIFGVSGTDALFFQSIGMAIGGFILSMKHETNIKSTAWNLIPGIVWAVGNLFMFYSQPKVGVATSFSLSQLLVIVSTLGGIFLLGEKKDKRQMIGIWSGIVLIIIAAVILGNLK
- a CDS encoding GNAT family N-acetyltransferase, with translation MDIVKLSDLNQILSFLETSSNEFASYIYKLPTNQDDLTNLLQHSLTSPGIFSLIENDEICALITAIEYEKNKFKVVGPFVNADVSFSKNDYHLLFNALRDSQDSEAVFNFSYDECVQTSKPLMKDIEASYNFTDYYLNVASPIQQSEDFQNIIEYQPGFQRAFTKLHQQTFKHSVLSSQEIINSLDDNNHLFLFVSEGLLKGYLYLQVSPQTSVAEIRYFSSHSDYRLMGIAVDLLSFAIDYAFNHYELEKVYFKIRSKNATLVERFNELGFKIDTEYKKYKYLSPNNY
- a CDS encoding DNA topoisomerase III, with amino-acid sequence MKSLILAEKPSVARDIAEALNIKGKRNGFIENERYIVTWALGHLVTNAQPEHYDKAFKEWKLEDLPIIPKHMQTIVIGKTSKQFKTVKSLILKNEVKDIIIATDAGREGELVARLILDKVRNKKPIKRLWISSVTKKAIQQGFKHLKDGRAYNDLYRAALARSEADWIVGINATRALTTKYDAQLSLGRVQTPTIQLVQSRQQDINHFKPQKYYTLDVQVNGVTFQLKTDKRIVNRDEIETIAEKIKHAQGRIDYVDSKVKKSYPRPLYNLTDLQQEAYQRFKMGPKETLNTIQNLYERHKILTYPRTDSNYLSEDMVDTIKERLQALLATDYKDNIRPLINKSYSSKMRIFNNQKVSDHHAIIPTEVRPDMQSLSNREEKIYLMVAERFLESLMMPHDYEAVKITLNANNYTFEFNDKVTRQLGFKALRKDSEHQVQELHFQKGETYKIQNIKVNEHETTPPEYFNEGTLLKAMENPQNYIQLNNKKHANTLKQTGGIGTVATRADIIEKLFNINAIESRDGKIKVTSKGKQILELAPQELTSPLLTAEWEEKLLMIEKGKYNARQFISEMKGFTKDIVNKIKDSEQKYKHDNLTTTECPTCGKFMIKVKTKNGQMLVCQDPSCKTKKNVQRKTNARCPNCKKKMTLFGKGKDAVYRCVCGHTETQAQMDKRLKNKKNDKVSKKDMKKYMNKEETLDNNPFKDALKNLKL